DNA from Sphingomonas sp. R1:
CGGTGTCGATCCGCAGCCGCGGCTGCCCTCGATGCCCGTGCAGCCGGCGCGCGACCTGGGCGACGGCTGCACCAGCGGTATGACGCTCGACTATTTCGCCAGCACCGATTGTTCGGGCGATCCGCTGTCGAGCGAGACCCGCGCGACCAACTCGCTGGTCTGGTTCGTCGGGGTGCACAGCCAGGGCCGGTTCAACGAACCCGGATCGATCCGCGCGAGCGGCCGGTTCACGCCGGCCGCGAGCGGCGTCCATCGCTTCTATCTGGGCGGCACCGGTGTCGCGCGTCTGCTGGTCGACGGGCAGGAGGTCCTTCGTGCCGGCCGCGAGCTGGCGGCGGGCGACGTGATGGGCGTGCTCAAGGCGGGTGATGCGGACTCGGCCGAGGTGGCGCTGGAGGCAGGCCGCGAGGTGCTGGTTACTGTAGAGTTCCACTATGTCGCCGCGCGCGTGCAGGGGCTGTGGTACGGTATCCGCACGCCGGACAGCCCCGAGGCGATGCTCGCCCGCGCGGTCGAGGCTGCGCGCTCGGCCGACGCGGTGTTTCTCGTAATCGGCGAAACCTCGGACTCCAGCGTCGAGAGCAAGGACCGGCCCGATACGCGGCTTGCCCCCGAACAATTGCGGCTGATCGAAGCAGTGTGCGCCGCGAACCCGCGGACCGCGGCGATCGTCAATGTCGGGCATGCCTTCGATGCCGAATGGGGCGGGCAGGCGGCGGCGCTCCTGGTCGCCTGGTATCCGGGGCAGGGCTTTGCGCCCGCGCTGGCCAGCGTGCTGGCGGGCGACCGCGAGCCCGGCGGCCGGATGCCGGTGTCCATCGCCCGCACCGAGGCGGATTATTGCGGCTATGGCGTCATGCCCGAAGCGGACGGCCGGCTAGCCTATAGCGAGGGTGTCCGGTTCGGCTATCGCGGCCTGATCGCCAACGCAACGCCGGCGCGCCATGCGCTGGGCAGCGGCTTCGGCTATGCGCGGTTTGCATGGTCGGATGCGGCCGCGGCGGATGACGCGGTGACGGTCACCGTCACCAACGTGTCGGATCGTGCTGGCGCCGAGGTCGTCCAGGTCTATCGCGACGCGCCGGAGTGCGCGTTGGTCGGCTTCGCCAAGGTGCGCTTGGCCCCGGGCGAGCAGCGCACGGTGCGCGTGCCGCTGGAGCCCCGCATGCTGCGGACGTGGCAGGGCGTGGGCTGGCAGGAGATGCGGGGCGCCGTGGCGCTCCGTGTCGCAGCCTCCGCGGAAGCGCCCGGCCTGGAAGCTATGCTTTTCCGGTGACGCCGGCGCCAGCGCTCAAGCAAGAGGGGAGCGGGCAATCCGCTCCCCTTTTTTGCGTCACGCCGTCGCCGCCCGCAGCGGTGCCCGCGTGCCGAGGCCGAAGCCGACGATCGCGGCGCCGATTCCGACCAGCCCCAGCGTCAGGAAGGCGCCCTGCATCGATCCGGCCGCACCGGCGATGTTGCCGACGATGATCGGCGAGATCGCCTGGCCGAGGAAGAAGGCGCTCGTCCACACGCCCATGCCGCGCCCGCGATGGGCGAAGCCGAACTTGCTCTGCGACCAGGCGATCAGCGCCGGGATCGCCATGCCGGCGCCGGTCTGCTGCAGCGTCATGCCCAGCTGCATCGAGGTGACCGAACGGGCGAGGCCGATCGCGGCCAGTCCCAGACCGAGCATGCCGAGGAAGCTGGCGATCTGGACGGCGTTGTTGAAGCGCGAGACGAGGCGGAACAGGATCGATCCGACGACGATGAACAGCGCCGGGATCACCGTCAGCGTGCTCACCTGCAGCGGATCGGTGACTCCCACTTCCTTCCAGGCGATGCTGCCGTTGACGATGAACACATAGTAGAGGATCGACGCGAACAGCGTCAGCCCCGCCACCATCGCCGCCTGGCCGAACGGGAAGGGCCCCGCATCGACCTCGGCACGGGTGCCTTCCTGCGCCAGCACCTGTTCGCGCCTGGGTTCGAACAGGAAGAAGTACATCGACACGAAGATCGGGAAGGCGATCAGATAGACGAGGAAGCCGCCGTTCCAGCGCACCGCGGCGACGCTCGCGACCAGCACGAACACCGCCGGCTGCAGCATGGGGCCAACGATACCCTGCAGCATCAGCCAGTTGCGGCGGCTGCGATCCGCCCAGTAATCGGCGATCAGCGTGTTGACGACGGTGAGGATGCCCGCTTCGCAGACCCCCAGCGCCAGCCTGGTCGCGATGATCGCATCGAGGCTCTCGAGGAAGAAGGGCGCGCAGCCGGCGATACCGTAGAAGAAGGTGCAGACGAGCAGGATCCGGCGGCGGCCGAAGCGATCGCACAGCACGCCGGCAAAGGGCGCGAGCAGCGCGATCGCATAGCCGGGGGCGGTAACCATCGCCGGCACCTTGATGCCGGCATTGGGATCGTCGTGGAAATGGCCGATGATCGACGCGACCACCGGGAACATGGCGATGATCGCGAACACCGGCAGAAAGCCGGCGATGATCATCGTGAAGCCCTGCGGCTTGAGCGTCAGGTCTCCCCAGAACGCGCGAATCGCCTTCATCCTCTCTCCAATCGCTGCTGCGCCGGTTTGCCCCGCGCTTCCCTGTCCTTGCGGAATATCAAAATAGAACGTGCATTTCAAAATGAAAGTGCGTGCGCAGGGGGCGGGGCGCACCCAAAAAAATGGGCGCCGCCGGCCAGCCGGGGCGCCCGAGGAGGAGAAGCGGATGCGCTCAGGCGGCGAGCGCAAGCTCCTTGGTGTCGCGGGTGGTGGGGACGAAGGGGAGGTAGCTCACCCGCATCCGCACAGCGAAGGTGATCTTGTGGGGGCCGGCGGCGAGCCCGCCCGGCTTCAGCGCGATGATCCGCGCCTTTTCGCCGAAGTTCCAGCGATCGTCATAGACGGTCTCCATCTCGTCCAGCGTGTAGGTCTTGCCGCGCACCGAGAAGCGGATGTTCTCGCGGGCAATCTCCTCGCCGTCGACGCTGACCTGGATGTCCTCGACCATCGAAAGGCCGAGGCCGCGATAATAAGGCAGGCGTCCCAGGAACGCGAACCCCACCGTTTCGCCGCCTTCGACCACGTTCTCGAACAGGTCGGTGCAGATCATCTTGTTGTCCATCATGCGAACGCGCTCCTCAGGCTGCGATGGGGGTCTTGAGCGACGGCACGGCGGCTTCGCCGAGCAACTGGGCGAGCATCACCTGCTGCCGGCGGACCTGCTCGACCGAATCCGGCTCCTCGAAGTCCTCGATCCAGCGATTGCCCTCATATTCGGAGCAGATATAGCCGGTGTAGCCGCCCTTCCGGAGCACGGCGACGATCTCGTCATAGGGGATCGACGGTTCCACATAGTCGGCCGTCATCTCGTAGAACTTGCCGTGGATGTTGTGGATGCGGTGCATGTAATCGAGCATCCGCTTGGGCTCGAACGCGGCATTGTGGCGCATCACTTCGGCCATCGCGATCGCCGGGCCGGTGCCGCCCATCTGCTGGACGTTGAGGATGACGTACTCGGAAAGGACCCGGTCCTCGTACGCCTTCTCGATATAGTCGGCGATGTGCTTCGGCACGCCGACTCGCATGAACTTTTCCTTCCACACGCGCGGATAGGCGTGGAGGAACATGCCCATGTCGGGGAGGAAGCCGAGTGCATCGGAACCCGCCTTCTCGAAGGCTTCGGCGTGGCGGACGATCCAGGGATGGTCGAAGTGCAGCGGCGCGTGCACCTCGATCAGGATCTTGATGTTCTTTTCCTCGGCATAGGGCGCCGCGGCGACCAGCACTTCCGGCGCGATCGAGACCAGCGCGCGGATGTACTTCATGCCGAGGCGCGCGCCGAAATCGATGTCCTTCTTCACGCTGGCGACCTGCTCGTCGAACGGCATTTCGCGGCCCTTGTAGCGCTTGTAGTCGAGCATGAAGTCATGGCTGACCGGCGTGGTGCCATAGGTCTGCATCAGCCGGTGCCATTCGGCGACCGCCGCATCCTCCACCCCAACTTCGGGCCAGCCCCAGAAGCTCTGTTCGCCGATGATCTCGATGCCGTTGGCCCCCAGCTCGGCGCAGGTACGCACGCAATCTTCCAGGGACATCTTCCCCTGGAACGTCTCGTTCTGGAAACTGTAGAGGCTGACGCCCCGCTTGATGCTGCTCATCGCATTCACCTCTTCAACTTTTCGGGTGCACTTCGGTGAAGCGGGGGAGGTGGCGAGACCCGGACGGGCGGCAGGTGCCGCGCCGCTTGTAACCTCTCCCCTGGGGTCGTTCGACCCTAATTAGAATATTGATTCTTCTATCGTGATTTTCGGCCCGACGCAACGGGGCAGGACTCATTTCACCGGATAGTCCTTGGCGTCCTCCGGCAGCGGCAGCGTGACCTTGCCGGAGCCTGCCCATTCGGTGCCGCGCAGGATCAGCGACTGGAGTGGCTTGAAATGCAGCGACACCTCGTCATGGCCCAGCGTGATGGAGAATACGCGGCCCTTGCCATATTCCTGCGTCCAGACCTGGGGATGATCGGCGTCCATGCCCTGCATCGCCTTGAGCTTTTCAGGCGTATAGGCGGCGGCGGGATATTTGGGGCCGGCGAGCTTCGGATCGTAGCTGGCGGACGAATCATGCGCGGTGGCCAGCACATGGATCTTCGCGCCCGGCGCGAAGGCCATGTTGGTGTACATGTCGTCGTTGTACGTCCAGACGAACTCGCGCATGCCCTTGGTAATCGGGTCACCGCGGTCGACGATATGGACGGCGAACGCACCGGGCGGTGAGCGGCGGCTGGCACCGGGATCCATGACGGCGCCGACCAGCTCGCGATAGGCCGGCCAGTTATAGCCCCAGGTGAAGGAGGAATGGTAGGCGACGAGCCCGCCGCCCTCGCGCACATAGTCGAACAGCGCCTTCTCCGCGTCCGGCGACCAGCGATGCTCGGCCTTGTCGTCATAGACCCAGCGGCTCGAATAGTTGAGCAGCACCACGTCATAGGCCTTGAGCATGGCGAGGCTGCCATGGTCGAAATCCTCGGTCACGCGCACGTCGAACCGGCCGCTGTCGTGCATCAGCGTGCGCAGCAGGTTGTTAACGCCGGTCCAGTCGTGCTCATAGCTGTTCTGGCCGCTGATGATCAGCACCTTCAGCCGCTTTTCCTGCGGGTCCACCGGAATGGCGACGCGCTGGACGGTCTCGGGCGGGCGATAGGCGGGGTGGACGATCACCTGCGCCGCGGCGGGCAGAGCGGTGCCGACCGTCACCAGTAGGGCAGATGCGAGCGCGTGTATCTTCATGATCCCTCTCCCTTGCGTGTCTAGGCTCAGGCGGTGGCAAGGCCGCGCGGTGCCCGCGGCGCGACCGGCCAGAACAGGATGCACAGCGCCTGCAGCGACAGCAGCAGCAGCGGCGCGCCATAATAGGACCAGCGGATCGTCTGCACGGCCGCCGGGGTGACTGCCCCAGGCGCATAGGCCGCATAGGCGAGCGCATAGGCGATTGCCGCCGATCCCAGCGCCATGCCGATCTTGGTGGCGAGGCTGACCCCGGCCGAGAGCAGCCCCTCGTTGCGGCTGCCGAACTGCGCTTCGTGATAGTCGACCGATTCGGCGATCATCGTGAAAATGGCGGTGATGGTGATCGAGGTCGCCATCGACGCGGCGAGGTACAGCGCCAGGAAGGTCATCGGCGACGCCTCGGCAAAGGGCAGCAGTGCGAACAGCAACAGCGAAACGCCGAGTGCACCGAGCGACCCGCCCCGGATCCCGGTTCGTGACAGGATCGGCGGGGCCACGAACGCCGCCAGCAGCAGCATGCCCGAGATCGCCGGCAGCATCACCGAGATCATCCAGGGCCGCTTGAGCACCTCGATCGCGAAGAAGGCGGTGACCGAGAGCATCGCCCCGAACCGCACGAAATAGAGGAGCGTGAACAGGAAGCACACCCACCAGGCGCGGTTGCGCAGCATCTCCCCGATCGCGGTGGGCGCGGGCGCGGGGGCGGCATCGGCATCGCCGACATGGCGCTCGCGGCAGTTGCGGAACAGCGCGAGCATGGCGGCCAGCGCCAGCGTGCCGAACAAAAGCGCGGTGAGCAGGAAGCCCTTGCGCTCGTCGCCGCCGCCCAGCAGCCCGACCAAGGGCATCGTCGCGGCGGTGCCGACGATTACCGAGACCGAGGTGCCGATCGACCGCATAGAGCCGAGCTTGAGCCGCTGGTCGGTATCCGCGGTCATCATCGGCAGCAGCGCGGTGTAGGGGATCGAGCCGAACGACATCAGTAGCCCGAGCAGGTTGAACGTCACGAAGGCCCAGGCGAGCTGCGTGTTCACCCCGCCGGCCGGCACCAGGAAGATGGCCACGAACACCGCGGCATAGGGCACCGAGGTGAACAGGATATAGGGGCGGGCGCGGCCCCAGCGGCTGCGCGTGCGATCGAGCAGCACGCCGACGCCCAGATCGACCACCGCGTCGAACAGCCGCGCGGTGAGGAAGATCGTGCCCACGGCGGCCGCGGGCAGCCGTAGCACCACCGTATAGTAATAGAGGAGGAAGGCCCCCACCATGTTGTAGGGAAGGCTGTAGCCGAAATCGCCGAACCCGTAGCTCAGCCGCTCGACCAGCCCCAGCCGCGGTTCGCGCGGGGGCGAGGCGACCAACATGCCGCCCTCAGAGCCCGAGCGCCGCACGGGTCGCGGCCAGCGACTCGGCGGGGGGCAGGGTGGGGCGGTACTCCAGTCCGATGGCGCCGGTGTAGCCGAGGTCGCGCAGCGTCTGCATTGCCCCAGCCCAGTCGATGGTGCCGGTGCCAGGCTCGTTGCGGCCGGGCAGGTCGGCGACCTGGACATGGTGGACGAGATGGATGCGCCCGCGCAGCACCTCCGCCATATCCTCGCCCATCACCTGCGAGTGATAGACGTCGTAGAGCAGCCGCAGATGCGTGCTGCCCACGGCCTCGACCAGGTCGAGCCCCTTGGTCGTCGAGACCAGCCACATGCCGGGATGCTCGACGCGGTCGTTGAGCGGCTCGAGCACCAGCATCACGTCGGCTGCCTCCGCCAGTGCGGCAGCGCGCTTGAGCGCGGCGACGGCTGCGGCGAAATGTTCCTCCTCGCTGACGCCTTCGCGGGTGAAGCCGGAGGCAATGATCATCGGCGGCGAGCCGATCGTCTTCGCGGCGGCAAGGCTCTCCTCTACCGCCCGGGCAAATTCGTCCTGCTGTGCCGGATCGACCAGGCTGCGACGCGGATCGACACAGGCCCCGGTCAGCGTGCTGCCGGTCTCGCGCAGCGCGGCCGCCACCGATTCCAGGTTCTTGTCGCGCCACAAATGAAACTCGCCGGCCGGATAACCCGCCGCAGCCGCGGCGCGGATGCGATCGCCCATATCGGCATGCGCATCGGCAAACATCCATTCGATGCAGGGGGATAGAAGCATGGCATCTTCTCCGGACCGGCACGTCTCCTTGGCTCGGACGTGCTCCCGCCGCCGCAAGGTGGCGACGTTTCCGTATTAGAACAATGATTCTTTTTGACCGTTGTCAATGCAATTTTACGGTATTGCGAACGGCCATTCGAATCCGCTTGACAAGGATCTGCAGACGCGATTTTTTAGAACGCATATTTTACTTCAGGTGGCACAAAGCCGCCGAGAGCGGGAGAGAGATCATGAACGGCAGGACCGTGCTCGTGCTGATGGCGAGCGCCAGTGCGCTGGCGGGCGGGGTGGCGCAGGCGCAGACCGCGCCCGCCGCACCGCAGGACAATGCGCAGCTCACCGACGAGATCATCGTCACCGCGCAGAACCGCGCGCAGAGCGTCCAGAACGTGCCGATCGCGATCTCGGTGATCTCCGGCGATGCGCTGAAGGACAAGGGCGTTACCGACTTCACCTCGGTGCAGAAGGTCTCGCCCGCGCTGCAGGTGACCAACGACACCAACAATACCCGCGTCTCGGTGCGCGGCGTCGGCTCGCTGACCAACAACGAGGCGCAGGACCAGTCGATCGCGGTCAATATCGACGGCGAATATATCAACCGCCCGACCATCCTGAACGCCGCGATCTTCGACCTGGATCGCGTGGAGGTGCTGCGCGGGCCGCAGGGCACGCTGTACGGCCGCAACTCCACCGGCGGCGCGGTGAACTTCATCACCCGCAAGCCCGGCGACAGCTTCGCGGTCAACGGCACGGCCAGCTATGGCAATTTCAACCAGGTGCTGGTGGACGGCGGCGTCGATGTGCCGCTGGGCGATGTCGGCGGGGTCCGCGTCGCCGGCTTCTACCGCTCGCATGACGGCTACACCACGCATCCGAACACGCCGTTCAGCCCCACCTCGGCCTTCACGCCCAGCAAGACGGCGGAGAGCGATACCGACAATACCGGCGGCGGCCGCGTGAGCCTGCGCCTGAAGCCGGCGGCGGGCTTCACCGTCGACGCGGCGGTGGAGCATGTCGAGCAAACGCTGATCCCGGCCGCCCAGGCCTGGCAGGACATGGCCAGCGCTGCGAACAATCCGGGATCGAGCACCACCAGCTGCGCCAATGGCTGGGCGGTCGCCTATGCCGTGGCGGGCGGCGTCGGCTGCGTGCCCAAGAACACCAATACGCTATCGAAGATCGATCGCAGCAACTATGCCTCGCCGCTGATCGGCGTGGGTTCGCTTCACCAGATCTCGACCGCGGCGCGCGCCCGTATCGCCTATGATTTCGGCCCGGCGACACTGACCTATACCGGCGGCTATCGCACCACCAAGAACAATGGCGCGAACACGCTGTCGCCCGCCTTCGTCTTCACCAATTTCGGCGGGCGGGTGAAGACCCAGAGCCACGAGCTGCGCCTGAACGGCAACGTCCACGGCATCGAGTGGCAGACCGGCGCCTTCTATTTCCGCGAGAAGCAGAACACCAATGGCGGCCTGTACAGCCCGTTCATCGGCCCCAACGGCTCCTATGTGAACTATTTCCGCCATCCGACGCTTAGCGAAAGCGTGTCGGGCTTCGCGCAGGTGGAAGTGCCGCTCACCACCCAGCTCACGGCCGTCGGCGGCGCGCGCTACACGCATGACGTGCGCAGCGCCACCTTCACCAACTATTTCTTCGCGTTCAACAGTGGTCCGATCGAGCTGACCAACCAGCCCTCCGCCAGCACCCCGCTGCACTATTCGGGGAGCAAGTTCACCTGGCTGGCGGGCCTCAACTACAAGCCCAATACCGATACGCTGCTCTATGCGAAGGTCTCGACCGGCTACAAGGCGGGCGGCTTCGACGGTACCGGCAAGACGTTCAACCCGGAGAACAACACCGCGTATGAAGGCGGCGCCAAGCTGCGCTTCTCGGGCAACAACACGTTCAACGTCGCCGGCTTCTACTACGATTACAAGGACCTGCAGAACGACGTGCTGCTCAACCCGGCCGTGGGTGCGCAGACCTTCAACGCCGGGAGCGCGAAGATCTACGGCGTCGAGGCCGAGGCCAATCTCCACCCGTCGCGCGCGGACACCGTGTCGATCGCAGTGAACCTGATGCACGCCACCTATCGCAAGTTTCAGGCGAGCGTGGCGGCCTTCACCAACGGCGTCGTGCCGACGACGCCGCAGACCTTGGAGCTGGGCGGCAACCGCCTGCCGCAGGCACCGAACGCGATCGTATCGGTCGGCTGGGACCATGTGTTCGATCTGGGCGGCGCCGGCACGATCACGGCTTCGGCCTATTCGCGCTACAAGGGCAACTATTATCTCGACTTCTACAACTACAATGACTCGAAGCAGATCGGGCACACCCAGAGCGACTTCAGCCTCGAGTACAAGCCGGCGAACAAGCATTATAGCGTGCAGGCGTTCGTGCGGAACATCGAGAATTATCGCCTGATCGCCTATGCCGGCAACACCGTGGTGCCGGGGGTGGCGAACATCTACAACTGGCAGTTCACGCCGCCGCGGACCTACGGCGTTCGTCTCGGCATCGATTTCTGATCGGGCGGGGGGGGCACCTGGTGTCGCCCCGAACCCTGTACGTGTGAGAGAGGATCGAGGATGGCGGAGCGACAGGCGGCGGGGTGGAGCCGCCGCGATTTCTTCGGCGGCGCGGCATTGCTCGCGCTGGCGATGGGTGTGCCCACGGCGGTGGTCCGCTATTCCGATCTCGACCCCTCGGACGAGCCGAGCGACCGCCAGCGCGTGATGATCGCCGGCGTTTCGCAGCTGGTACTTCCCCGCACCGACACGGCCGGGGCGGGCGATATCGGCGTCGGCGATTTCGTGATCCTCGCGCTCGCCCATGGGCTGGAGGGATCCCGCACGCCCGTCGCCGCCGACGCGATGCCCAACCTCGCCAGCTACCGGCGGCGCGACGGTTCGCTGCGCCATCTCGACTGGCTGGAGACGCAGCTCGACCAGCGCGCCGCCGGCGATTTCCAGAAGGCCGACCCCGCCCGGCGGCTCGCGGCGCTCCAGGCGCTGGACGGTGAGGCCTATGCCGAGGGGGCGCGATCCCATCCCTGGCGAACGATCAAGGGCCTGATCCTTACCGGCTATTACACCTCCGAAGTCGGCGGATCGAAGGAACTCAACTACGAACTCGTGCCCGGCCGCTGGGATCCGGACCTGCCGCTCACACCGGCCATGCACGCCTGGTCCAGCGACTGGACCGCGGTGGATTTCGGCTGATGGCGGGGGAAGCGATGCAATTCGATGCGATCGTGGTGGGCTCCGGCATCACCGGCGGCTGGGCGGCCAAGGAACTGACCGAGGGAGGCCTGCGCGTGCTGATGGTCGAGCGGGGCCGCAACATCCGCCACCAGCAGGACTACGAGACCGAGACAAAGGCGCCGTGGGAAATGCCGTTCCGCGGCATCGGCGACACGGCGCGATACCGCCAGGACTATCCGGTGCAGATGCTCAACCGACATTTCACCGAGTTCACCGAAGGCCATTTCGTCAACGACCGCGAGAACCCCTACGCCACCGCGGAGGGCACCGATTTCACCTGGTTCCGCAGCTATCAGCTCGGCGGGCGGTCGCTCACCTGGGGGCGGCA
Protein-coding regions in this window:
- a CDS encoding TonB-dependent receptor translates to MNGRTVLVLMASASALAGGVAQAQTAPAAPQDNAQLTDEIIVTAQNRAQSVQNVPIAISVISGDALKDKGVTDFTSVQKVSPALQVTNDTNNTRVSVRGVGSLTNNEAQDQSIAVNIDGEYINRPTILNAAIFDLDRVEVLRGPQGTLYGRNSTGGAVNFITRKPGDSFAVNGTASYGNFNQVLVDGGVDVPLGDVGGVRVAGFYRSHDGYTTHPNTPFSPTSAFTPSKTAESDTDNTGGGRVSLRLKPAAGFTVDAAVEHVEQTLIPAAQAWQDMASAANNPGSSTTSCANGWAVAYAVAGGVGCVPKNTNTLSKIDRSNYASPLIGVGSLHQISTAARARIAYDFGPATLTYTGGYRTTKNNGANTLSPAFVFTNFGGRVKTQSHELRLNGNVHGIEWQTGAFYFREKQNTNGGLYSPFIGPNGSYVNYFRHPTLSESVSGFAQVEVPLTTQLTAVGGARYTHDVRSATFTNYFFAFNSGPIELTNQPSASTPLHYSGSKFTWLAGLNYKPNTDTLLYAKVSTGYKAGGFDGTGKTFNPENNTAYEGGAKLRFSGNNTFNVAGFYYDYKDLQNDVLLNPAVGAQTFNAGSAKIYGVEAEANLHPSRADTVSIAVNLMHATYRKFQASVAAFTNGVVPTTPQTLELGGNRLPQAPNAIVSVGWDHVFDLGGAGTITASAYSRYKGNYYLDFYNYNDSKQIGHTQSDFSLEYKPANKHYSVQAFVRNIENYRLIAYAGNTVVPGVANIYNWQFTPPRTYGVRLGIDF
- a CDS encoding gluconate 2-dehydrogenase subunit 3 family protein, yielding MAERQAAGWSRRDFFGGAALLALAMGVPTAVVRYSDLDPSDEPSDRQRVMIAGVSQLVLPRTDTAGAGDIGVGDFVILALAHGLEGSRTPVAADAMPNLASYRRRDGSLRHLDWLETQLDQRAAGDFQKADPARRLAALQALDGEAYAEGARSHPWRTIKGLILTGYYTSEVGGSKELNYELVPGRWDPDLPLTPAMHAWSSDWTAVDFG
- a CDS encoding glycoside hydrolase family 3 protein, producing the protein MMREPSFEERCALTAGAAMWQSVAVPEAGIPAFTMADGPMGVASGNVDERDVSLLTPCPTALGASWDRETARAMGQVVGSDAVARGVDALLAPNLNLARSPLAGRAFEYFSEDPLLAGALGAAWIEGLQSTGTGSVAKHLVCNDSETARDTVDAQVDERTLREVYLLPFEMAAAAGCAGMLAAYNKLNGAWCSEQAHVLTDIVKGEWRFPYLIMSDWFGTHSTEGTIAAGLDLEMPGPARFMGPKVAAAVTAGAVSAERVADAAARVAATARRVTGEKRTPLPAETTAAMLEDAAADGFVLLRNDGGMLPLAPGSVRRIAVIGPNAAAPCYQGGTFAKIAVAPDTPTPIAAIRARYGDACEIIYEPGVDPQPRLPSMPVQPARDLGDGCTSGMTLDYFASTDCSGDPLSSETRATNSLVWFVGVHSQGRFNEPGSIRASGRFTPAASGVHRFYLGGTGVARLLVDGQEVLRAGRELAAGDVMGVLKAGDADSAEVALEAGREVLVTVEFHYVAARVQGLWYGIRTPDSPEAMLARAVEAARSADAVFLVIGETSDSSVESKDRPDTRLAPEQLRLIEAVCAANPRTAAIVNVGHAFDAEWGGQAAALLVAWYPGQGFAPALASVLAGDREPGGRMPVSIARTEADYCGYGVMPEADGRLAYSEGVRFGYRGLIANATPARHALGSGFGYARFAWSDAAAADDAVTVTVTNVSDRAGAEVVQVYRDAPECALVGFAKVRLAPGEQRTVRVPLEPRMLRTWQGVGWQEMRGAVALRVAASAEAPGLEAMLFR
- a CDS encoding MFS transporter — protein: MLVASPPREPRLGLVERLSYGFGDFGYSLPYNMVGAFLLYYYTVVLRLPAAAVGTIFLTARLFDAVVDLGVGVLLDRTRSRWGRARPYILFTSVPYAAVFVAIFLVPAGGVNTQLAWAFVTFNLLGLLMSFGSIPYTALLPMMTADTDQRLKLGSMRSIGTSVSVIVGTAATMPLVGLLGGGDERKGFLLTALLFGTLALAAMLALFRNCRERHVGDADAAPAPAPTAIGEMLRNRAWWVCFLFTLLYFVRFGAMLSVTAFFAIEVLKRPWMISVMLPAISGMLLLAAFVAPPILSRTGIRGGSLGALGVSLLLFALLPFAEASPMTFLALYLAASMATSITITAIFTMIAESVDYHEAQFGSRNEGLLSAGVSLATKIGMALGSAAIAYALAYAAYAPGAVTPAAVQTIRWSYYGAPLLLLSLQALCILFWPVAPRAPRGLATA
- a CDS encoding DUF6379 domain-containing protein translates to MMDNKMICTDLFENVVEGGETVGFAFLGRLPYYRGLGLSMVEDIQVSVDGEEIARENIRFSVRGKTYTLDEMETVYDDRWNFGEKARIIALKPGGLAAGPHKITFAVRMRVSYLPFVPTTRDTKELALAA
- a CDS encoding ThuA domain-containing protein, with translation MKIHALASALLVTVGTALPAAAQVIVHPAYRPPETVQRVAIPVDPQEKRLKVLIISGQNSYEHDWTGVNNLLRTLMHDSGRFDVRVTEDFDHGSLAMLKAYDVVLLNYSSRWVYDDKAEHRWSPDAEKALFDYVREGGGLVAYHSSFTWGYNWPAYRELVGAVMDPGASRRSPPGAFAVHIVDRGDPITKGMREFVWTYNDDMYTNMAFAPGAKIHVLATAHDSSASYDPKLAGPKYPAAAYTPEKLKAMQGMDADHPQVWTQEYGKGRVFSITLGHDEVSLHFKPLQSLILRGTEWAGSGKVTLPLPEDAKDYPVK
- a CDS encoding MFS transporter, whose amino-acid sequence is MKAIRAFWGDLTLKPQGFTMIIAGFLPVFAIIAMFPVVASIIGHFHDDPNAGIKVPAMVTAPGYAIALLAPFAGVLCDRFGRRRILLVCTFFYGIAGCAPFFLESLDAIIATRLALGVCEAGILTVVNTLIADYWADRSRRNWLMLQGIVGPMLQPAVFVLVASVAAVRWNGGFLVYLIAFPIFVSMYFFLFEPRREQVLAQEGTRAEVDAGPFPFGQAAMVAGLTLFASILYYVFIVNGSIAWKEVGVTDPLQVSTLTVIPALFIVVGSILFRLVSRFNNAVQIASFLGMLGLGLAAIGLARSVTSMQLGMTLQQTGAGMAIPALIAWSQSKFGFAHRGRGMGVWTSAFFLGQAISPIIVGNIAGAAGSMQGAFLTLGLVGIGAAIVGFGLGTRAPLRAATA
- a CDS encoding TIM barrel protein; protein product: MLLSPCIEWMFADAHADMGDRIRAAAAAGYPAGEFHLWRDKNLESVAAALRETGSTLTGACVDPRRSLVDPAQQDEFARAVEESLAAAKTIGSPPMIIASGFTREGVSEEEHFAAAVAALKRAAALAEAADVMLVLEPLNDRVEHPGMWLVSTTKGLDLVEAVGSTHLRLLYDVYHSQVMGEDMAEVLRGRIHLVHHVQVADLPGRNEPGTGTIDWAGAMQTLRDLGYTGAIGLEYRPTLPPAESLAATRAALGL
- a CDS encoding sugar phosphate isomerase/epimerase family protein gives rise to the protein MSSIKRGVSLYSFQNETFQGKMSLEDCVRTCAELGANGIEIIGEQSFWGWPEVGVEDAAVAEWHRLMQTYGTTPVSHDFMLDYKRYKGREMPFDEQVASVKKDIDFGARLGMKYIRALVSIAPEVLVAAAPYAEEKNIKILIEVHAPLHFDHPWIVRHAEAFEKAGSDALGFLPDMGMFLHAYPRVWKEKFMRVGVPKHIADYIEKAYEDRVLSEYVILNVQQMGGTGPAIAMAEVMRHNAAFEPKRMLDYMHRIHNIHGKFYEMTADYVEPSIPYDEIVAVLRKGGYTGYICSEYEGNRWIEDFEEPDSVEQVRRQQVMLAQLLGEAAVPSLKTPIAA